The following are encoded together in the Kribbella voronezhensis genome:
- a CDS encoding type IV toxin-antitoxin system AbiEi family antitoxin domain-containing protein, whose translation MNPQLSVMTLIRGGVFTRADARACGYPDPDIDSLLETGNWRRIRPGTYAPYQVLTVVDERMVHLRRAYRLLRYGEAGLTASHQSAAALHGLPTWGLDLSRVHVTARDGRPGRHAGGVHRHVRDPVGPQVLTWNKLRMASPARAVAEVAAVADRAPAVALAEAALYAGLASPVGLRRATTQLVRGFQRAHRVIELAGTESASVAESRLRLILSEAGLPAPLSCPPPLDPSAADPSLTESSSVGEGGETAALWFPDERTVIEFEPRFPFPCCVSDDDTEELTDHATSAHEPGPPDYESYPEPLEYCWISWPDLDNPAEVVDRIRTTFTRATRRTGIRLFDPTRRKPGVRRHWPGRLVTPTQEDLPS comes from the coding sequence GTGAACCCACAACTCAGCGTGATGACCCTCATCCGTGGCGGGGTGTTCACCCGTGCCGATGCGCGCGCGTGTGGCTACCCCGACCCGGACATCGACTCCCTGCTGGAGACCGGCAACTGGCGCCGGATCCGGCCGGGCACCTACGCGCCGTACCAGGTGCTCACCGTGGTGGACGAGCGAATGGTCCACCTCCGACGGGCCTACCGCCTCCTCCGGTACGGCGAGGCCGGGCTGACCGCCAGCCACCAGTCGGCCGCGGCCCTGCACGGCCTCCCCACCTGGGGTCTCGACCTCAGCCGGGTCCACGTGACCGCACGCGACGGCCGGCCGGGCCGTCACGCGGGCGGCGTGCACCGGCACGTTCGTGACCCGGTCGGCCCACAGGTCCTGACCTGGAACAAGTTGCGCATGGCATCGCCGGCCCGAGCCGTCGCCGAGGTCGCCGCCGTCGCCGATCGAGCACCCGCCGTCGCCCTGGCCGAAGCCGCCCTGTACGCCGGGTTGGCGAGTCCTGTTGGTCTGCGGCGCGCGACAACCCAGTTGGTGCGGGGCTTTCAGCGAGCCCATCGGGTGATCGAGCTCGCCGGGACGGAGTCTGCCTCGGTGGCCGAGTCTCGGCTACGCCTCATCCTGTCCGAGGCGGGACTGCCGGCGCCGTTGTCTTGTCCACCGCCACTCGACCCGTCGGCCGCCGATCCCTCGCTCACCGAGTCCTCGTCCGTCGGCGAAGGTGGGGAGACCGCTGCCCTCTGGTTTCCGGACGAGCGGACGGTGATCGAGTTCGAGCCCCGTTTTCCCTTTCCCTGTTGCGTTTCCGATGACGACACCGAGGAGCTGACCGACCATGCGACCTCAGCCCACGAACCGGGCCCTCCCGACTACGAGTCCTACCCCGAGCCCCTCGAGTACTGCTGGATCTCCTGGCCCGACCTCGACAATCCCGCCGAGGTCGTGGACCGCATCCGCACCACCTTCACCCGAGCCACCCGCCGTACCGGCATCCGCCTCTTCGACCCCACCCGCCGGAAGCCAGGCGTCCGCAGACACTGGCCCGGCCGACTCGTCACTCCGACTCAAGAGGATCTCCCAAGCTGA
- a CDS encoding HNH endonuclease: MSVIVLNASYEPLHTVSIQHAIRMLVREVAVVEEAHGERTIGPFPVPRVLRLVRYVVTHWRYAAGRMKYSKHGVLRRDRFRCAYCGLDNADTMDHVQPRSRGGRTEWLNAVAAHASCNERKGNRTPSEANMPLLWQPWVPTRAELVIQT; the protein is encoded by the coding sequence ATGAGTGTCATCGTCCTGAACGCGTCTTACGAGCCGCTGCACACCGTGTCGATCCAGCACGCCATCCGGATGCTGGTCCGCGAGGTCGCGGTGGTCGAAGAGGCGCACGGCGAACGGACCATCGGCCCCTTTCCAGTGCCTCGCGTGCTCCGCCTGGTCCGGTACGTGGTCACCCATTGGCGGTATGCGGCCGGCCGGATGAAGTACAGCAAGCACGGCGTACTGAGGCGGGACAGGTTCCGCTGTGCCTATTGCGGCCTGGACAACGCCGACACCATGGATCATGTCCAACCCAGATCCAGGGGTGGCCGGACCGAATGGCTGAACGCAGTGGCCGCCCATGCCTCGTGCAACGAGCGCAAAGGCAACCGGACCCCGTCCGAGGCCAACATGCCGCTCCTCTGGCAACCTTGGGTACCGACCCGCGCCGAGCTCGTCATACAGACATGA